The genomic interval TGTGTTCAGTATTAATTATCAAAAAATTGAGGGTCTGGAGTCAATTATATCACAATATACAACTACCAGTTATTGCGGTAATATTTAATTTGGTTTTTCGGTCATGTATGTTAAGTAACCAGTACCTCACGAGTAGACCTCTGCTGGACTAGTTTGGACTGGATCAGCCTGCTCAACTTTCTGCTCTACATCAGTGGACTCAAAGTTggctgtctcactgtctgttaCTAGAACCTACTGCTCCACGCTACAGAGGAAATGTGGAACAATGGATGCGACGTCTCAGAAGATTGTTTTTCAGAAACTTCATTGCGTTTACGCCTGGGTTTGATTTCGTTTACGTGATTTGCTTCGTTTGCTTGGTGATAGATTTACCACTAGAGGCCGCAATTTGGCAAGACTCGACCGTCATCGTAATTATTAAGGTACTATACAATGTTGAAATGTTACTTTTGCGTTAATCCGACACGTGTTTTGTCAGATGTGTCATCTGCTTGATGATAAAAGTCTAcaacaaggaaaataaaatctatatttaGATTTCTAGAATTATTTTCGGTATTTTGAGTGACCTATTAAAAGAAtccctaatttaaaaaaaaatcgatCTAAAAGTCATATTTGCGTAATGAAGATGAGTGCCCGAGACCGGAAATACGACCAATCATGTCACGAAGTATTGATGACTGCTTTTCCCCCAAGCAGAGGTGCCGGCCAAGGCTTTACCTATGCTTGCGCGGGATATCAAGCTTCTTACATGGTCAAAGTATTTGTGCTAGGACAAAACTAATTTCATTTGAGGTGTAAACAGTCATATGTTCCAATGCCTGGTCTATCCGAGGACCGTGTGCGTCTGCTTGCCATCGTTCATGCTTTGAAAGCAATTGGTATACGCGTGAAAAACTGGAAGAACTTCTTAAACGGAGATGCAGCTTCTGGGGAAACTCTTAACCAGGTAAATCCGCCATCCGTTGTCGAGATTGGTTAGAGCGCTTCTGTCTGATCGAATTTTCCTTGAGATTCACAGCATTTCCCCATAGTTTGTTAGAGCGGCAGACTGCAAAGAAGTTACAAATATCATCAATACGTGTATTTTGCTACCACGCGCATGAATGCTGAGAAAAGATGATCCTGGTTAATCTCTGCCTGGCAGGAGGTTCAGGTGTTTGCCTTTGGACGTGATCTGCAGTTGATCCCTCAACGTCACTTGACTGAACTGGATGGAACAGTGCCTCTGTATGCTAAACTCTCATTGTAAACAAAGCAAATTGAAACGTTCGCCGGGCCTGGTAGTGGTTGAGCTGTTGCTGGTTTTCAGGTTCTTGGTGGAGGCCTGTGAATACCTCTCTCAGCATCTGCACACCGAAGGGCTTTTTAGAAAAACTGGCTCTGTGGGGCGCATCCGTGCTTTAAAGGTACACTCTAGAACGCTCCAAACGCTGTGTTCGGTGTCAAAGGAGTACATTTACTCTTAGAATTTCCTGTAAgattaacattattttaatgttgtctTGTAAAGCTAATTTTACTCTGAACTGTATGGGCTTTTTGTAGTTCACTTAAATTAGAAAGCATTATGATgcgcaaaacaaaaacatgtcttTGTGAACTTAAATGTTGTGCCTATCTGAGACTCACTGTCTGCCTCATTGGTGTCCCCAGGCAGACGTGGAGCAGGGTGTGCAGATTTTCAGCCCTCCCTGTGTGGCCTCTCTGCAGCCCTGTGACGTTACCTCCCTGCTGAAACAGTTCCTGCGTGAGCTGCCGAACCCTCTGATCCCTCCAGAGCTACAGGGGCCCCTGTGCCAGGCCCAGACCTTCGAACCCCGGCATGAGCAGCAGGACAGGAGGCACAGAGCCACACTGCTGCTCACGGCTCTCCTGCCCCCTGCACATGCCCGCACTCTCCGATACTTCTGCTCCTTCCTCAGTCAGGTGGCACAGAGGTtggcacacccacccacctgcaGCCCTTTCCCTTAGCCTTAGCTAAACACCCACTGACTACTGAAGGGCACTACTCCTTAATTCCTACCTTTCTTCATGCTTGTGttccttctttttccatttaatttatgcattggtacatttttgcatgcttcatttatttatctgtatacATTTCTTGCAGCTAGAAACTAAACTTTCATTATGCCCATGTTAGTTTCAAAACCCAGTGTTTGGGTCTCCAAGCCAGCTCCCAGTGTGCACCTGTAccaggagcaggtgtgtttggaggtgggaGAGAGTAAAACTGTGGACCATCTGGTGGGTCTTGAGGACTGGGTTGAGGAACACTGGGCTTGGGAATAAGGCTCATTTTCGGTCTGGACTAGGTGCGCTGAGAACAGGATGGAAGTGggtaacctggcagtggtgaTGGCTCCTAACCTGCTGCAGTGCCCAGCCCAGCCCTCCAAGCTGactgtgcacacagagagagagctggaccACCAGGCTGCGGTCGTCAAAGCTCTCATTTTGCATGCCGATCGCATTGGTAAACCTGGTGAAAACAGCCGCACAGACTCTTCACACCAAGCTTGGTGTTCCGAGTACTACTACTGCATCTGGTATTCATTTGATGGAATGAGATTCTCCATCCTTCGTttttaccgtgtgtgtgtgtgtgtgtgtgtgtgtgtgtgtgtgtgtgtgtgtgtgtgtgtgtgtgtgtgtgtgtgtgtgtgtgtgtgtatcaggagTTGTTCCCTCGTTTGTGCTGGATACGCTGGGAGCAGTGGAGAGAAATGAGTCCTCCTCTCCAGCAGATGGTGCTACCTTTAGTAAGATAACTGGCCTCGGTGTCTACAGGAGTCTGAGGAGGCAACGGAGGAAAAGTGTTGGTGGTGAGTCTCCTGAAGCTGCTTCTTTACACTGGTGTGGAACTGTTGAACCAAACCAACATCGGAGAGAGTACCAGTGGCGAATGGCTGTTAaagtctttttcttttgtttcctctGAAGAACAAGATGTTGATGGTATTTCTTTAATGCCAAAtctttttagaaatatttgtgGATGCACTGTCCAAACTGAAGCCTGGCCGCACACACACTGGACCGTCTGTTTACGTAGAAGCTGTTTTAGGTAAAATGCACAACATGGTAATGGTCAcgtcatttctgtgttttaataagttgtgtatttgtttactTTAGTAAATGTGTTTAGTGAAATGTGAATTACTTCAGTAGGCCAGCCACTCTCCAAAAGCCACACCCCGTCCTCCAAAAGCCCTACCCCCCAGTCACCAAGTGCGGTCAAACGGAAAGCATCTGAGGAAACGGTCCTGGAAGTGGATGGATCTGCCAAGAAGAGGTACAATCCATTCAGAGCCTAGAGGGTGCTAAGACCTGGAAAATACATCCACAGCTTGGAGAGAACTGGGACTTGGGACCTGTTTGCTTCCTGGTATTTTGCCTTACTGATGTTTTATTTCCGTTATATGAGCACTCAGGCGTTCACTGCATGACCTCAGAGAGGATGGCCAAACTGTGTGTAGTCATTCCCCTGAAGGTAAGTCAGCAGttatatgtaaaattaattaaaaaataaaaataaaaaaacatgtgtagtataaaaaaaaatgttttcagagaatcaggatgtttcagagatgGCTTATTAGATGTGcaagtaaagtgtgtgtgtgtaatcccctAGGTGGTCCTcaggtaaagtgtgtgtgtgtgtgtgtgtgtgtgtgtgtgtgtgatcctgtAGGCAGTCCTCATGCAAAGAAGAACATCAAAGAAGATCCCCACCCCAGTGTGTCAAAGAGGAGGAGTCAAATAAGGGGGCACAGAAAGTCACATCGGTGAGTCCTCCCATGGCTCCCTGAAATGCAGCAAGCCTCAGTGAAACTGCCAGCACACTACATGCGGACTAGCCTTCCTGACACGCAAAGCGTTTCACCTTGGAGTAAATTGACTACGTTTTCGTTCTTTAATCGAAAGCCACATGTGGGACTGGGTCTGTCCGTCCAGGAGGCTGCATGTAGCAGTGTTCAGTGCTGTTCAGCTCTTTTACCTGAGGAGTTTGGGTTTGACCACGTGGGCCTCTTCTTTGTAAGCATGTCCTTTAGTGGGGAGCCTAACGTTGTGTGTTCTTTAAGACCTCCAGTGCCGGAGGGTTCTGTTCACCGCAGGAAGAGGTCTCTCCGCTTCTTTAGCATGTCCAGTAGCAGCAACAGCAGTATGGTAAGTCCGGAATATTGTTGGTTATTGAAGGCTTTTCCAAGCAGATTAGGGGTCCTGTGGATACTCAATGGCACATGTGTTCGAACAGGCGCCCAGTGTGAGTCCCTGCAGTGACTGTGAAGAAAGCTTGAGTGCTGGCAAAAAGCTGCAGGACCGTTCGGACTCAGCCATGGGCGCGTCACTGAGCGTTCCCTTCATCCTGATTGATGAGCCAGGAACAGGTGTGCGGAGTTTCCTCTTTGAAGGATTTTAAGTACTGAAAAAGCCTTACCCATCACATGCATGTTCTCTGCACCGAGGGACCTTTTGCTGTGTCAAGtctcctttttttcttgcaGTCATAATTGGGAGCGAAGTTGACGACGATCCAGATCTTCTCAACTGCAGCTTCGCAGAGAAGCCAGATGACGTTCTGCCTCCAGAGTCTGCAGAGACTCTGCGAGACCTTCAGGGCAGTGAGGAACCCTGTGATGACCAGTGGGTCCTGCTCCATAACGCCAGTTCAGAAGTGGTAGTAGACTATGAGGTATTGCAGACTGGCAATCAATGTGAGCCCCGGGAAGTAGCTGGGAGTTCAGGGCCAAGACATCCAGTACAGATGAACGGAAAGAATATCCAGCCAAATTTGGAAACCCAGCAGCGTTTAAGCAGGTCCAGGAGGGGTTCTCGCCCCCGTCGGTCCATTAGCATGCCCGAGGTGAGCTTGGAGCACTGTGCTGATGATGTCCAACTTCACAGCGAGGCTggctcacaggaagctgccttTGCTAACTCGGGCTGGGCAGCCTCCGTAAGTGCGGCCGTGTCTGCGGCTGGAGGGAAACAGGCcaaaggagaagagaaggaggggtgCGAGCCGGAACTCGGACCCGCGATGCTTGACGAGGGGAAGAAGGACAAGACGGCCAACCCTGAGCTGGGCCTGAAGCGGCGGCAGCAGCGCCTCTCGGTTGTTGAGCGGCTGAGGGGTTTTGGGGCCCTGGCTGTGCTGCTGAGGACCCCACGGCCCCCCCCGCAGCTGGGCCCTGTGAGGGCCACCGTGCGGCTCCGCAGGCAGGGGGCGCGCAGGTTCAGCCGCTCCTTCAGTCAAGAGGAGGTGCCAGAGCTACTGGCAGAGCCGAGCTCCCATAGGCCAGAGCAAACGAAGCAGGCGTTTGTGGAGTTAAGCGACACGCGTGCAGATCCCTTTGCAGAGTCCACTGACGAGGGTTTCCAGGACGCTGCAGCTTGCGTTGTGCATGGGCTGGAGACTCCAGCCCTGCATAGCCCCCCTGACCAGTCACCTACTCCCGAGGACCAGACTTTGATTGGCTCTGAGACATtggaggaagagcagcacaTACAGGTTGGAGGACCTGAGCTCCTAACTGACCCGCAGTCTGCATGTGTTCATGCACCGCTAGTCCAAAGTCCTCAGTCTGAGTTTGACCTGCATGAGGTGTTGGAGCAGCAGTGCCACATAGCCAACCAAGAGACTTGTTCTAAAGTACTTTCATGGTCACCTGGAGATTCCAAGTTCTACATGCAGCATGATGTATTTACACCATCTGACCAGCAGATGGAGCCGCCGAGTCCCCCTGTATACCCATGCTCATTTACAGCACTGAAAGCAGAGCCGCTGTCCCCCTTGTACACCAGCTACACAGACCAGTGCCCTGAGCCAGACCCCAGCCCTCCTTATGAGGCTTCCCCATGCACAGACATCGCTTGTCTTTCATATGATGGTCTGATTTCCATAAACAGCAGTATGAGTGAGAAATTTTCCCTGGATCTGTCCCCTGCTGCCTTTCAGTTTAGGTCTCAGGGCTCTAGGAGACGCTATAGGAACTCTCCCCGATGGCATTCGCACGAGGCCCGCCTGGCCGCCTGGAAGCCTTCACCGTTCTAAACATTTCACACCTTAATATACCAATGCAACCAGTGCTTCCTTCCATATGCTTTTTCCCTGGTTATTTttaacaaacacattatatatataataatatggAAGCACTGGCagtcacattaaaatgtaattcatgCTTATCTATGTTCCTTGGGATCGTGTTCAATGTATTGTGTTCTCTGCTTAGTTTGACTTTCTTTGTtccttaataaaaatgaatttagactttttttgtcttttcttaaaagaaaaaaaaactttagaaCCAAATAACCAAGCTATAGAGTAGTCCTTCTTACTCTTAGTTCAGCATGTTTGGTACAagttgtgtttttgtctctATGCTCTTATATGCTTGTTCAGTTTAGAGTGTGTTATGGGAGTTATCTGGAGTGTGTTACAGAGTGGGTTGTGTGATTGAGTGTTAGTAGAGAGGGTTGTGTGAATGAGGGGGATGTGTGAGTGGTGTTGGACGGGGTTACATGGTACAAAAGCCGAATTTTCTCCTTTCCCTTCTTTACCATATAAGCAATGGAGGCATTGCCAGaggtcatttattttttttcacagtattCAGACATCTTTTTTTTGCACAGTAAACGGAGCTGAATGGAAGGTTTTTAAGCCCCACCATATATGGCTGAGAGAGGGGAACCGCCTGTTAGTCTCTCACTCTACACAACCAGAACTCTCCTCTGTCCTTCAGAACAGccaaccacccacacacgcatatacacacacacaatcaacagGCCAGCCGAGTGAACAGGAGCTGTGGCTGTAGAGGAGAGGGGCAGAGTGGGAAACCCGTTTCCTGTGGGGCTCCAGGCACCATGGCAGAAGGTGgcgagggagaagaggagatcCAGTTCTTACGCACAGTGAGTAAAAACTCTGGTGTCTTTACAGTCAGGACTGTTGTGGTGATGTGGGGGGGATCGTGTAGATTGCGTTGTAAATGACATCTTAAACAGACGTGGCTCGTTGCAGTGTTCGACACACGGCTACCTTTCAACTTGTACTGTGAAGGGTTTgttgcatttcattttctgaTCTTTGTGAAGAGCAGTAGAGTGGCGTGGACAGGTGCCTGGTTGTCCTGCCATTGTTATTTATACTAGAGCAAGAGTTGTGATGTCACGGGGGTTGGGCGGGGGCTCTATTCTTTGCCAGAGACAGCTGGGGTGACACAGTGGCATATCCAcagcctccacccctcccccagcagGGTGTCTGGCCATGAATCTACAAGATCTACAAGAACTGAAATGGAAAATTTGGTGATGGAGAAAAGTGGAGGTAGTAAGAAGAGCTAGTAGTGGATTGATATGGAAGCTGCTCTCATGTCCTTTGCTGGGTAAAGAGTAAACGTGCTTCTATGGGTATCCTTGCTCATgttcagtaaaataaatgatctAGCTCAAAGGCACTATGTCAATTTCTCAAAGCATGAGTGCTCGTCAACTTCATAGTGCAGTGTCAAGAAGAGCATAAAACATACTGCGCTATTGCCTACAATGGTTACATTTGTTAAGAAAGAGCATATTTCCCCGTCTTAGAATTCCTTTATGTATACCGTTCAGACGGTGAGCGGAACAAAAGCATGAGTGTTGTTCAGTTCTTCAGGCCTGTTCgtgcctctcctgcctctgtcTACCTGAGCACCAGGTTCCCAGCCAGGCACCTTTATAACTGAactctgctgtcctgctgttgAGATGTATGCTGTTGAACTCCAGGGAACACTCCTCCTTGAGTCTCAATACTCAGTCACCCATAATCTGGGCTTTAGGAAATAAATATATCCGTAATGTTGCTACAGACAAGGAAAGCATGTGGGAATGATAATGAATCGTGTTTCTAGAAGCATCTGTGTTGGTCCAGCTATAGATTGCTCGTCACATGGCTGTTAACAGAAgcatgttagggttagggttttagaTATGCCCTAGAGTTAGGGTTTTAGATATGCCCTAGAGTTAGGATTTTAGACGTGCTCGAGAGTTAGGGTTTTAGATATGCCCTAGAGTTAGGGTTTTAGACGTGCCCCAGAGTTAGGGTTTTAGACGTGCTCGAGAGTTAGGGTTTTAGATGTGCCCCAGAGTTAGGGTTTTAGACGTGCTCCAGAGTTAGGGTTTTCCTGTGGTTTTCTATGGGGTAAGGCCTTCATTTAATACAAGTCCtggtaaattaatttttaatccaAGTGCCAAATCACCAGAAACTGATGTTAAAACCAATCCAGAAACCACATTAAACAATACCATTCCAGAAAACATAGCAACCATAGCCAAGTGTGTTGTTCAGTCTGACTGTCAGCttaacagtctctctctctctctctctctctctctctctctctctctctatatata from Electrophorus electricus isolate fEleEle1 chromosome 17, fEleEle1.pri, whole genome shotgun sequence carries:
- the zgc:153345 gene encoding uncharacterized protein zgc:153345 gives rise to the protein MPGLSEDRVRLLAIVHALKAIGIRVKNWKNFLNGDAASGETLNQVNPPSVFAFGRDLQLIPQRHLTELDGTVPLFLVEACEYLSQHLHTEGLFRKTGSVGRIRALKADVEQGVQIFSPPCVASLQPCDVTSLLKQFLRELPNPLIPPELQGPLCQAQTFEPRHEQQDRRHRATLLLTALLPPAHARTLRYFCSFLSQVAQRCAENRMEVGNLAVVMAPNLLQCPAQPSKLTVHTERELDHQAAVVKALILHADRIGVVPSFVLDTLGAVERNESSSPADGATFSKITGLGVYRSLRRQRRKSVGEIFVDALSKLKPGRTHTGPSVYPLSKSHTPSSKSPTPQSPSAVKRKASEETVLEVDGSAKKRRSLHDLREDGQTVCSHSPEGSPHAKKNIKEDPHPSVSKRRSQIRGHRKSHRPPVPEGSVHRRKRSLRFFSMSSSSNSSMAPSVSPCSDCEESLSAGKKLQDRSDSAMGASLSVPFILIDEPGTVIIGSEVDDDPDLLNCSFAEKPDDVLPPESAETLRDLQGSEEPCDDQWVLLHNASSEVVVDYEVLQTGNQCEPREVAGSSGPRHPVQMNGKNIQPNLETQQRLSRSRRGSRPRRSISMPEVSLEHCADDVQLHSEAGSQEAAFANSGWAASVSAAVSAAGGKQAKGEEKEGCEPELGPAMLDEGKKDKTANPELGLKRRQQRLSVVERLRGFGALAVLLRTPRPPPQLGPVRATVRLRRQGARRFSRSFSQEEVPELLAEPSSHRPEQTKQAFVELSDTRADPFAESTDEGFQDAAACVVHGLETPALHSPPDQSPTPEDQTLIGSETLEEEQHIQVGGPELLTDPQSACVHAPLVQSPQSEFDLHEVLEQQCHIANQETCSKVLSWSPGDSKFYMQHDVFTPSDQQMEPPSPPVYPCSFTALKAEPLSPLYTSYTDQCPEPDPSPPYEASPCTDIACLSYDGLISINSSMSEKFSLDLSPAAFQFRSQGSRRRYRNSPRWHSHEARLAAWKPSPF